The Ornithinibacillus sp. 4-3 region TATAACAAGAGGTAATCATAATATTTAATGCCTTTGATAAGTCCAAATCATAGTATTCACTATTTCCTGTATCATCTACATCCATAATTCTAATGATAGGTCGATCATAAAGATGTTGGTTCTGCCTTACTACAACTCCTTTTCGCCCATCACTTAATTCAACAGTAATTCCATTTGGATAAATAACAATGCTTTTCTTAAAGGCTTCTACTATCTTAATATCAAATTTATCTGTCGCCTGTGCATAAAGTATTTCTAGCCCTTCATGTGGCAGCATTGCTTTTCTATATACTCTGTTGGTTGTCACCGCATCAAATACATCCGCTACACCAATGACTTTCGCATACGTATGAATCTCATTTCCTACCAGCTTTCGAGGATAACCTGAGCCATCTAATCTTTCATGATGCTGATAAGCACAATGCGCTACTACAGTAGGTAAATCTGTATGCTGACGAATAAAATCAAAGCCTAGCTCTGGATGCTGCTTCATCTCTTCATATTCTTCGGTAGTTAAATGGGCTTCTTTTTTTAAAATCGTATCATCGATAAATATTTTCCCAAAATCATTCAAAATAGATCCTAAGCCTAGCTCAATTAATTCTTTTTCACTAAATCGTAATTGAGAGCCAATTGCTAATGCATACAAAGCTACATTCAAAGAGTGTTGGAATAAATAATCATCTGTAACTAATATATCAGCTAACAGTGATAAACCATCTTTTTGCACTGACATATTTTCTATGAGGTTTCGAATCATTTTAGTAAGCTTTTCTTCTCTCTTATTGAAAATAAAGTTTTGTTCCATTTTCATTTCAGAAAATACTTCTCTAATTGTTTTCGTAGCCTCTATTCGTAAATCACTCGGAATAGATAAGTTTACATAAATATCTTTTGTCGAGTCCTCTTCGATATAAATGCATGTAATTCCACGTTTTAATAGGCTCTCTTTCAGTTGTTCTGTCACCACTACACCCTGGCGAACTAAAACACTTCCTGTCTCATTATATATGGTCTTTGCTATCGTTTTATTTGGTTTCACAGTTCGTGTGGACGCAAGCCTCATAATCCTTCTCCTCCAAAATCAATCTCACCCTAAAACGATTATAGTCAATTTACAATCCATTTCTTTCGCTAAGGTAAGGGCTTTACCTAATCAGTAGAAAATTTGCTTCACATTCTAACCAAATTGCTATGCACAGATGAATGTAAAAAGTTCTACTACTGTAGTTAAAATCATGAATAATCAATATTTTAACTAGTTTTGGAGTGATTCTATTCATTCTCCAAATATACATATCTCGTTAGTTTCATGCTTTGATGTATTTATGAATATTTAAAGTTCGCACGCCTTTTTTCTAAAAATGCATTGACTCCTTCTTTAAAATCATCTGATAAAAAAGAGTTCACAATCATATCGTCTATCTCTTCTGTATTCTCTGTTTCTCCTTGGAGCACGTCAAAAATAATCCTCTTCGAACTTCGCACAGATAATTGAGCATTGTTAGCAATCATTTTTGCATATTCTAGTGTTTCTTTTTCTAACATTTCACTAGAAAAAATATGGTCAATTAATCCAATAGAAAGTGCTTCTTCTGCAGGCAATAACCTTCCTGTAAAGAGAATATCTTTTGCCTTTGATGGTCCTACAAGATCAACTAGATTCTTTGTGCCTGGAGTATTATAAATCAATCCTAATTTAGCAGGGGTAATTCCAAATCTCCCACTACTATCAGCAAATCGAAAATCGCAAGCAATAGCTATTTCACAGCCACCACCTACACAAAATCCTTGAATTTGAGCAATTGTTGGTTTAGAAATATTCATGATAGCCGCCTCTGCAGCAATAATTGCATCATTGTATTTTTTTGCACCTTCAGCAGTTTTACATAAATTTTTAAAATCACTAATATCTGCTCCAGCAGAAAAAGCAGAAGCATCTACACTTCGAAAAATAATTACTTTAACCTCTGAATTCTCCTCACACGCTTTCATGATAGCCGGAACTTTTGTCCACATTTCATAAGAAAGCGCATTTCTCTTGTTAATCCGATTAATAAAAATAGTTGCAATTGCGTTATTAATTTCCAAAAACAAGGAGTCATTATGTGTTTCATTCTTAGTCATTTTTTCACCTCGTCATCTTCATACATCTTTTTTAGCGTTAAAACTAATAAATCTCGAATAAATTCTGGCAAATAATATATTTTTGACTCTGATCTTGAAATTTCTGGTAATAATCTTCCAAATGTGAACATATCTGCTGTTGCAACAGAATAAGTACGTTCTTTTTGCAAGGGTTCTCCATTCCACAATACTCGTTTAATCGATTCATGGTTTCCATAATCAATTGTTTCTATCTCTAATCCTGAAAAGACCATTTTTCCTAGTTTCTTTCCACGAAAACCAAATCCCTTAAGTGCAAATTCTGTAAAAGCACTGGTATAGGACGAACGGATTACTTCCATTAGTTCATCCCCATCAAGCTCTACCACACAGGGATTAATTGGATGTGGACAAATCCGGTGCACATCTTCGTACGATACCGTTCCAGACGGAAATGATTCTAATAATAACCCTGTATTCAGCATCGCACAATCTGCCTTAGTCCATTCCTTTAACGTTTCTGTCAATGACTTAATAATTGGTGTACCCTTTGACCAATCTACTGCCAATGATTCTTCTGTATGAACAACAGGGACAGATAAGATTGTATTTGCTTCTTGCTGTAGAGAAGATAATTTTTCTACCGTTTTTTCATCCTTCGGCAAATGAGCAATATTAATCGCATATGCTTCTTTATTAATTAATTTTTGATTCGTGTGATCCCATGTTAATAAGACATTTCCAACAAATTCACCATTTTTACCCGCTGCGGTTAATAATGTCTCCTCCACCATTTCTCCAGTACGTAATAAATGATGTGTATGTCCCCCAATTATGATATCAATCTCTGAATGATTCATGGCAATTTGTCTATCTTCATTTAATCCTAAATGAGACAGCAAAATGATAATATCAGCATCTTTTTTCACTACAGCTAAATGTCGCTCTAATGTTTCTTGAGGAAAATCCACTTGCCAGCCCAATAACTGATAATAAGCACTATATGGAGCTGTTAAACCTAGAACTGCAATTCGAACTCCATTTTCTGATATTAGCTGTGTAGAAATTTTGAGCCAAGGGGGTTGCTCATCAATCAAATTATGCATATTACTACACACCACTGAAAAATTCGCATCATCATACAAATGGTATAGATCATCATGTGATAAAGTAATTCCCTCATTATTCCCAAGTGTAACTACATCATATTCTGCCGCATTTAATAACTCAACATTTGCCTTTCCCATAAATGCTTCAGCAATCGGGGAAACTCTGTCCATATGATCTCCAATATCAAATAAAAAGCAGGATTCTTTTCGATTAACAATTTTTGTTTTATTTTCCTTGAAAAAATGAACAATACGTGCCCAATGTTCAAAATGGCTATGTAAATCATTTGTATAAAATAAATGGATATTTTCGCGCATACGAATGCTCCTTTAAATCCAGTGTTCTCTACTTCTATCATACGTTAACACAGGAAAAAAATCAGTAATGACAAACATAAAAGAAGAGAAAACATAGGAGCACTCAAAATTTAAT contains the following coding sequences:
- a CDS encoding HD-GYP domain-containing protein, whose translation is MRLASTRTVKPNKTIAKTIYNETGSVLVRQGVVVTEQLKESLLKRGITCIYIEEDSTKDIYVNLSIPSDLRIEATKTIREVFSEMKMEQNFIFNKREEKLTKMIRNLIENMSVQKDGLSLLADILVTDDYLFQHSLNVALYALAIGSQLRFSEKELIELGLGSILNDFGKIFIDDTILKKEAHLTTEEYEEMKQHPELGFDFIRQHTDLPTVVAHCAYQHHERLDGSGYPRKLVGNEIHTYAKVIGVADVFDAVTTNRVYRKAMLPHEGLEILYAQATDKFDIKIVEAFKKSIVIYPNGITVELSDGRKGVVVRQNQHLYDRPIIRIMDVDDTGNSEYYDLDLSKALNIMITSCYIV
- a CDS encoding enoyl-CoA hydratase-related protein is translated as MTKNETHNDSLFLEINNAIATIFINRINKRNALSYEMWTKVPAIMKACEENSEVKVIIFRSVDASAFSAGADISDFKNLCKTAEGAKKYNDAIIAAEAAIMNISKPTIAQIQGFCVGGGCEIAIACDFRFADSSGRFGITPAKLGLIYNTPGTKNLVDLVGPSKAKDILFTGRLLPAEEALSIGLIDHIFSSEMLEKETLEYAKMIANNAQLSVRSSKRIIFDVLQGETENTEEIDDMIVNSFLSDDFKEGVNAFLEKRRANFKYS
- a CDS encoding bifunctional UDP-sugar hydrolase/5'-nucleotidase, which produces MRENIHLFYTNDLHSHFEHWARIVHFFKENKTKIVNRKESCFLFDIGDHMDRVSPIAEAFMGKANVELLNAAEYDVVTLGNNEGITLSHDDLYHLYDDANFSVVCSNMHNLIDEQPPWLKISTQLISENGVRIAVLGLTAPYSAYYQLLGWQVDFPQETLERHLAVVKKDADIIILLSHLGLNEDRQIAMNHSEIDIIIGGHTHHLLRTGEMVEETLLTAAGKNGEFVGNVLLTWDHTNQKLINKEAYAINIAHLPKDEKTVEKLSSLQQEANTILSVPVVHTEESLAVDWSKGTPIIKSLTETLKEWTKADCAMLNTGLLLESFPSGTVSYEDVHRICPHPINPCVVELDGDELMEVIRSSYTSAFTEFALKGFGFRGKKLGKMVFSGLEIETIDYGNHESIKRVLWNGEPLQKERTYSVATADMFTFGRLLPEISRSESKIYYLPEFIRDLLVLTLKKMYEDDEVKK